A window of Lentibacillus sp. Marseille-P4043 contains these coding sequences:
- a CDS encoding acyl-CoA dehydrogenase family protein, whose product MDFSISKQEESFRHELRSWLEENLPQGWLEGNRELPKDKEAYSTFLRDWQKTLYEGGWAAVAWPKEYGGRDATLMEEIIYHQEMVRVEAPPLVNYIGIHMVGPTLIQSGTEEQKEKYIKKIVTGEEVWCQGYSEPNAGSDLSAIKTSAVKQGDKWIINGQKVWTSFGHLADKCFLLARTSNNQEKKHRGITAFLLDMHQPGVETRPITQMDGQQEFNEVYLTDAVAYDADIVGEVDKGWRVMIALMLHERTGIGAELFTLEKRFNDMVALTKEYKANGKPLIEDPFVRQKMASFYARFRGSLLNYYRNLTTTLKKGQPGPESSIDKLMVSELTKEMAGFMVSIQGHRGVLWKEDAPVDTVWQDHFLASFGQTIGGGTSEVQRNTIGERVLGLPKDMGR is encoded by the coding sequence ATGGATTTTTCTATTTCAAAACAAGAAGAATCATTTCGCCATGAATTACGATCATGGCTGGAGGAAAATCTCCCTCAAGGTTGGCTTGAGGGGAATAGGGAATTGCCCAAGGATAAAGAGGCGTATTCAACGTTTTTACGGGATTGGCAGAAAACGTTATATGAAGGTGGATGGGCCGCAGTTGCATGGCCTAAAGAGTATGGCGGCCGGGATGCCACGTTAATGGAAGAAATCATCTATCATCAGGAGATGGTTCGGGTAGAAGCGCCGCCACTAGTAAACTATATAGGTATTCATATGGTTGGGCCGACACTGATACAGTCTGGAACTGAAGAACAAAAAGAGAAGTATATTAAGAAAATAGTTACAGGTGAAGAGGTATGGTGTCAGGGGTATTCAGAACCGAATGCAGGATCTGATTTGTCAGCAATTAAAACAAGCGCAGTTAAACAAGGGGATAAGTGGATTATTAATGGTCAGAAAGTTTGGACTAGTTTTGGTCATTTAGCCGATAAATGCTTTTTACTGGCCCGAACAAGTAATAATCAGGAAAAAAAGCATCGAGGGATTACAGCGTTTTTACTAGACATGCACCAGCCAGGTGTCGAAACAAGACCTATTACGCAAATGGATGGCCAGCAGGAGTTTAATGAAGTGTACCTAACGGATGCTGTTGCGTATGATGCTGATATCGTAGGTGAGGTTGATAAAGGTTGGAGAGTCATGATTGCATTAATGCTGCATGAACGAACAGGTATTGGCGCTGAATTGTTTACACTTGAAAAACGTTTCAATGATATGGTTGCGCTTACAAAAGAATACAAGGCAAATGGTAAACCGTTAATTGAGGATCCATTTGTGAGGCAAAAGATGGCTAGTTTTTACGCCCGGTTTCGAGGATCACTGTTAAATTACTACCGAAATTTAACGACAACACTGAAAAAGGGGCAACCAGGTCCAGAAAGCTCTATTGACAAATTAATGGTTAGTGAACTCACGAAAGAAATGGCCGGCTTTATGGTGTCAATACAAGGTCACAGAGGAGTTTTATGGAAAGAAGATGCACCTGTTGATACGGTTTGGCAAGATCATTTTCTAGCATCATTTGGCCAGACAATTGGCGGCGGTACAAGTGAAGTACAGCGAAATACAATAGGCGAACGTGTATTAGGTTTACCAAAAGATATGGGACGTTAA
- a CDS encoding MaoC family dehydratase N-terminal domain-containing protein, with protein sequence MELDKSVIGLTGEKYIFEVEKGHVRKFAEAIGDTNPLYTDEDYASQTPYGEPIAPPTFPMAVGSEGAGFPLELDTRRMLHGEQEFIYYQSIHPGDRLHCQMKVADLYEREGKSGSMQFLILDTEMKDDAGELVVISRTNIIYRKLTTS encoded by the coding sequence ATGGAGTTAGATAAAAGTGTTATTGGTTTAACTGGTGAAAAGTATATTTTTGAAGTTGAAAAAGGACATGTTCGAAAATTTGCTGAAGCAATTGGTGATACCAATCCATTATACACGGATGAGGATTATGCCTCACAAACACCATATGGTGAACCAATTGCTCCGCCGACTTTTCCAATGGCTGTAGGTTCAGAAGGAGCTGGGTTTCCACTTGAATTGGATACTAGAAGAATGCTACATGGCGAACAAGAATTTATCTATTATCAATCGATTCACCCAGGGGATCGGCTGCATTGCCAAATGAAGGTTGCTGACTTGTACGAACGTGAAGGTAAAAGTGGCAGCATGCAGTTTTTGATTCTTGATACAGAAATGAAAGATGATGCAGGCGAGTTAGTGGTAATTAGTCGTACAAATATTATTTACCGCAAACTTACTACTTCGTGA
- a CDS encoding Zn-ribbon domain-containing OB-fold protein — protein MEYQKPIPLKTQDNHPYWDAADRHELALQKCNSCGHYAHPSGPSCAKCGSQDIIWEELGGDVKAKIYSYVISYRPFLPGFQDDLPLIIAQAELEKVPEVKIMCNVIDCKADNVYIGMPVEMAWQDITEDRALPQWVPVVD, from the coding sequence ATGGAATATCAAAAACCAATTCCACTCAAAACGCAGGATAATCATCCGTATTGGGATGCGGCCGATCGACATGAACTAGCTTTACAAAAGTGCAATAGTTGTGGTCATTATGCACACCCATCTGGACCAAGTTGTGCAAAGTGCGGAAGTCAGGACATTATATGGGAAGAACTGGGTGGAGATGTGAAGGCCAAAATCTATTCCTATGTCATTTCCTATCGGCCTTTTTTACCAGGTTTTCAGGATGATTTGCCATTGATTATTGCGCAGGCTGAATTAGAAAAAGTTCCAGAAGTGAAGATTATGTGTAATGTGATAGATTGTAAGGCTGATAATGTTTACATTGGTATGCCTGTAGAGATGGCCTGGCAGGATATCACTGAAGATAGAGCACTTCCTCAATGGGTTCCAGTAGTGGATTGA
- a CDS encoding MaoC/PaaZ C-terminal domain-containing protein, producing the protein MLLKTELQYESLKVGQQLEPLTKPPVTKVQLVKYAGASGDFNPLHTDDEFAQKLGMNGVIAHGMLVMGFLGQYVQELAGNTAELSRFRMRFGAMTRPGDEITCSATVEKIYEERGKNYVGLDLKAEKSPGEVVGSGKAVLCFG; encoded by the coding sequence ATGCTATTGAAAACGGAATTGCAATACGAGTCATTAAAAGTAGGTCAGCAGCTTGAGCCCCTTACCAAGCCACCTGTTACGAAAGTTCAATTAGTAAAATATGCTGGAGCCTCTGGTGATTTTAATCCATTGCATACAGATGATGAATTTGCACAAAAGCTTGGCATGAATGGTGTGATTGCTCATGGAATGTTAGTTATGGGATTTTTAGGCCAATATGTGCAAGAGCTTGCTGGAAACACGGCAGAGCTTTCCCGGTTTCGTATGCGTTTTGGGGCTATGACTAGACCAGGCGATGAAATTACTTGTTCGGCAACTGTAGAAAAGATTTATGAAGAAAGAGGTAAGAACTATGTGGGTTTAGACCTCAAAGCAGAGAAATCACCTGGAGAAGTAGTTGGATCTGGTAAAGCTGTATTATGTTTTGGATAA
- a CDS encoding thiolase C-terminal domain-containing protein, whose translation MGTITDRYAIVGVGESERSRNSGTTPLHMALDAARAAINDAGLDAQDIDGFMNYNENDSCTSHQLATYLGVRPKYVKDIHGGGSSTEMLISDAIALIEAGELNTVLIFRSMNGSSGQRVGRGYDPNMLQSALPGGSYIIPYGSASPSQWFGMFATRHMHETGITKEHLGHLCVSFYEHAQRNPKAFLHGKPLTMEKYLDTPDISYPFNIHDSCVELDEANAIIVTSAERAKDCKSKPVYIMGMESRQCHPHAHYWSDITQVASDYVAPGLYKSAGVKPEDIDVASIYDCFSWVVLRQLEAYGFAPRGEVGEFVAEGNLRLGGKLPTNTAGGMLSEGYTHGMNNVLEIVRQLRHQYEGTDRQVESCEIGICTGWAGPDIAGAMILRN comes from the coding sequence ATGGGAACTATTACAGACCGTTACGCAATCGTAGGCGTAGGAGAAAGTGAACGTTCTAGAAATTCTGGAACAACTCCATTGCATATGGCGTTAGATGCAGCTAGGGCTGCGATTAACGATGCTGGTCTAGACGCTCAGGATATCGATGGATTCATGAATTATAACGAAAATGACTCTTGTACCTCACATCAGCTGGCAACATACCTAGGTGTCCGTCCAAAGTATGTAAAAGATATACATGGTGGCGGAAGTAGTACAGAAATGCTAATTAGCGATGCAATTGCACTAATTGAGGCAGGGGAATTAAATACCGTTTTAATTTTCCGCTCCATGAATGGTAGTTCTGGACAGCGGGTAGGCAGAGGGTACGACCCTAACATGTTACAATCAGCGCTGCCTGGTGGAAGTTATATTATTCCATACGGATCAGCAAGCCCCTCGCAATGGTTTGGAATGTTTGCCACCCGTCATATGCACGAAACAGGAATTACAAAAGAACATCTTGGTCATTTGTGTGTAAGTTTTTACGAACATGCGCAGCGAAATCCGAAAGCATTTTTACATGGAAAACCTTTAACAATGGAAAAATATCTGGATACACCTGATATCAGTTATCCATTTAATATACACGACTCCTGTGTTGAATTGGATGAAGCAAATGCAATCATTGTTACATCAGCAGAACGAGCCAAAGACTGTAAATCAAAACCTGTCTACATTATGGGGATGGAATCTAGACAGTGTCACCCACATGCACATTATTGGTCCGATATAACTCAAGTAGCTTCCGATTATGTAGCTCCAGGATTATATAAATCGGCAGGTGTGAAACCGGAAGATATTGACGTAGCTTCCATTTATGATTGCTTTAGCTGGGTCGTATTGCGTCAACTGGAGGCTTATGGATTTGCCCCACGTGGAGAAGTTGGAGAGTTCGTGGCAGAAGGCAATCTCCGTTTAGGTGGTAAACTGCCGACAAATACGGCTGGTGGCATGCTGTCAGAAGGTTATACGCACGGAATGAACAATGTACTTGAAATTGTTAGGCAGTTACGCCATCAATATGAAGGAACAGATCGTCAAGTCGAAAGTTGTGAAATTGGCATATGTACTGGCTGGGCAGGACCAGACATCGCTGGTGCAATGATTCTTAGAAATTAG